CGGTGTGGTCACGGGTCCTCCTCGGGGGACGGCGGCGCTGCGGATCGTCCAGGCCGCTCCGGCGTGGTGTCCAGCGCCGGCTCGCCACCCCGACGCGGGACCGAGGGGGTGGACGGCGGACCTGTGGACGGCCGAGTGCGTGCTCTGCCACGTCGAACGCGTGCTGCGCTGGGGTGCCCTGGCGGCGCCCGCGCTGGTGACGGCGGCAGGATGGGGGCATGGGTCAGGTCGTCGCCACCGCCGAGCACGTCGTCGCAGCCCCCGTGGACCGGGTGCGTTCCGCTCTCGCCGACTACGAGGGGGTGCGGCCCCGCGTGCTGCCCGAGCAGTACAGCGCCTACCGGGTGCAGAGCGGCGGGCAGGGCGCGGGCACCCGGGTGGCCTGGCGGTTCGCCGCCACCTCCAAGCGGGTGCGCGACCAGCTCGTGGAGGTCAGCCAGCCCGACCCGGACACCCTGGTCGAGACCGACACCCGCTCCTCCATGGTCACCACCTGGACGCTGCACCCCGCCGACGCCGGGGCGACCACCGTCCGGGTGCGCACCACCTGGAACGGCGCCGGCGGCATCGGCGGCTTCTTCGAGCGGACCTTCGCCCCCCGCGGGCTGCGCCGGACCCAGGAAGAGCTGCTCACCCGCCTGGACCGCGAGCTCGCCACCCGCTGAGGCCACGGGCGCCGGTGGACGTCGCGGGGGACCATGGCGGCGTGACCGCCGTCCCCACCGCCGTCCACCCGGCCACCGACGATCCCGGCTCCCTGGACGCGCTGGCCGGGCTGGTGGCCGACGGCGACGTCGTCGTGCTGACCGGTGCCGGGCTGTCCACCGACTCCGGCATCCCCGACTACCGCGGGGCCACCGGGTCGCTGCGCCGGCACACGCCGATGACCTACCAGACGTTCCTGCGCGACCCCCGCGGCCGGCACCGCTACTGGGCCCGCAGCTACGTCGGGTGGCCGCAGATCCGCGAGGCCCGGCCGAACGCGGGGCACGCGGCGGTCGCCGACCTGCAGCGCGCCGGGCTGGTGGGCGGGCTGATCACGCAGAACGTCGACGGGCTGCACCAGGCTGCCGGCGCG
This window of the Geodermatophilus sp. DSM 44513 genome carries:
- a CDS encoding SRPBCC family protein; this encodes MGQVVATAEHVVAAPVDRVRSALADYEGVRPRVLPEQYSAYRVQSGGQGAGTRVAWRFAATSKRVRDQLVEVSQPDPDTLVETDTRSSMVTTWTLHPADAGATTVRVRTTWNGAGGIGGFFERTFAPRGLRRTQEELLTRLDRELATR